The Paracoccus sediminicola genome has a segment encoding these proteins:
- the acnA gene encoding aconitate hydratase AcnA: protein MPIVTGTDTSKTRRTLEAGGQSVDYYSIPAATEAGLGDFSKLPAALKVVLENMLRFEDGGKTVSTDDIKAFAEWAEKGGKNPREIAYRPARVLMQDFTGVPAVVDLAAMRDGIVALGGDAQKINPLNPVDLVIDHSVMIDEFGTPRAFQFNVEREYERNMERYTFLKWGQKAFNNFRVVPPGTGICHQVNLEYLAQTVWTDTDQDGKEVAYPDTLVGTDSHTTMVNGLSVLGWGVGGIEAEAAMLGQPISMLIPEVVGFNISGALKEGVTATDLVLKVVAMLREHGVVGKFVEFYGDGLANMPLADRATIANMAPEYGATCGFFPIDDETLRYLEQTGRDKDRIALVEAYAKENGLWRDEGYAPVYSSTLDLDLGTVVPAISGPKRPQDHTPLDESAKAFWDLVMGERYPEESQRSEIRWDMEGGADEPGYVPGGRHKGFSEGEVEGEDYTLHDGSIVIASITSCTNTSNPYVLIAAGLVARKARELGLDRKPWVKTSLAPGSQVVSEYLEAAGLQDDLDAIGFNLVGYGCTTCIGNSGPLEPQISKSINDNDLIAVSVLSGNRNFEGRISPDVRANYLASPPLVVAYALAGDMNIDLTRDPIAQDKNGNDVYLKDIWPSSKEVADMVHSVVTREMFQEKYADVFKGDERWQGVEVTDSETYDWPSTSTYIQNPPYFQGMSQEPGEIEDIKGARVLALLGDMITTDHISPAGSFKESTPAGQYLTERQVPPREFNSYGSRRGNHEVMMRGTFANIRIKNEMLDGVEGGYTKGPDGEQAAIYDAAMQYEKQGTPLVVIGGEQYGAGSSRDWAAKGTNLLGVKAVIAESFERIHRSNLIGMGVIPFEFTEGDTRKSLNLTGEEEITIEGLGDVKPLEVVDAQVKYADGTGKTIKIKARIDTEVEIEYLKNGGVLHYVLRNLAAA, encoded by the coding sequence ATGCCCATCGTCACCGGAACCGATACCTCCAAGACGCGCCGCACGCTCGAAGCAGGCGGGCAGAGCGTCGATTACTATTCCATCCCCGCCGCCACCGAAGCGGGTCTGGGCGATTTTTCGAAGCTTCCCGCCGCGCTGAAAGTCGTGCTGGAAAACATGCTGCGCTTCGAGGATGGCGGCAAGACCGTCTCGACCGATGACATCAAGGCCTTTGCCGAATGGGCGGAAAAGGGCGGCAAGAACCCGCGTGAGATCGCCTATCGCCCGGCCCGCGTGCTGATGCAGGACTTCACCGGCGTCCCCGCCGTGGTCGATCTGGCGGCGATGCGCGACGGGATTGTCGCGCTTGGCGGCGATGCGCAGAAGATCAATCCGCTGAACCCGGTCGATCTGGTCATCGACCATTCGGTGATGATCGACGAATTCGGCACGCCCCGCGCCTTCCAGTTCAACGTGGAACGGGAATATGAGCGCAATATGGAGCGTTATACCTTCCTCAAATGGGGTCAGAAGGCGTTCAACAATTTCCGCGTGGTGCCGCCCGGCACCGGTATCTGCCACCAGGTGAATCTCGAATATCTGGCCCAGACCGTCTGGACCGACACCGATCAGGACGGCAAGGAAGTCGCCTATCCCGACACGCTGGTCGGCACTGACAGCCACACCACGATGGTGAACGGGCTTTCGGTGCTCGGCTGGGGCGTCGGCGGGATCGAGGCCGAGGCCGCGATGCTGGGTCAGCCGATCTCGATGCTGATCCCGGAAGTGGTCGGCTTCAACATCTCGGGCGCGCTGAAGGAAGGCGTGACCGCCACCGACCTGGTGCTGAAGGTCGTGGCGATGCTGCGCGAACATGGCGTGGTCGGCAAATTCGTCGAATTCTACGGCGACGGTCTGGCGAACATGCCGCTGGCCGATCGTGCCACCATCGCGAACATGGCCCCGGAATATGGCGCCACCTGCGGCTTCTTCCCGATTGACGACGAAACACTGCGCTATCTGGAACAGACCGGCCGCGACAAGGACCGCATCGCGCTGGTCGAGGCTTATGCCAAGGAAAACGGCCTGTGGCGCGACGAAGGCTATGCGCCGGTCTACAGCTCGACGCTGGATCTCGATCTCGGCACCGTCGTGCCTGCGATCTCGGGCCCCAAGCGTCCGCAGGACCACACCCCGCTCGACGAATCCGCCAAGGCGTTCTGGGATCTCGTGATGGGCGAGCGCTATCCCGAGGAATCGCAGCGCTCCGAGATCCGCTGGGACATGGAAGGCGGCGCGGACGAACCCGGCTATGTCCCCGGCGGCCGCCATAAGGGCTTCTCCGAAGGCGAGGTCGAGGGCGAGGATTACACGCTGCATGACGGCTCGATCGTGATCGCCTCGATCACTTCCTGCACCAACACCTCGAACCCCTATGTGCTGATCGCCGCCGGTCTCGTGGCCCGCAAGGCGCGCGAGCTGGGACTGGACCGCAAGCCCTGGGTCAAGACCTCGCTGGCTCCGGGGTCGCAGGTCGTGTCCGAGTATCTGGAGGCCGCCGGGCTTCAGGACGATCTGGACGCGATTGGCTTCAATCTGGTCGGCTATGGCTGCACCACCTGCATCGGCAACTCGGGCCCGCTCGAGCCGCAGATCTCGAAGTCGATCAACGATAACGATCTGATCGCCGTCTCGGTCCTGTCGGGCAACCGCAACTTCGAAGGCCGGATCTCGCCGGATGTGCGCGCCAACTATCTGGCCTCGCCGCCGCTGGTGGTGGCCTATGCGCTGGCCGGCGACATGAATATCGACCTGACCCGCGATCCCATCGCCCAGGACAAGAACGGCAATGACGTCTATCTGAAAGACATCTGGCCCTCCTCGAAAGAGGTTGCCGACATGGTCCACAGCGTCGTCACGCGTGAGATGTTCCAGGAAAAGTATGCCGACGTCTTCAAGGGCGACGAGCGCTGGCAGGGCGTCGAGGTCACCGACAGCGAAACCTATGACTGGCCCTCGACCTCGACCTATATCCAGAACCCGCCCTATTTCCAGGGCATGTCACAGGAACCGGGCGAGATCGAGGACATCAAGGGCGCCCGCGTTCTCGCCCTGCTGGGCGACATGATCACAACCGACCACATCTCGCCCGCCGGTTCCTTCAAGGAATCCACCCCTGCCGGCCAGTATCTGACCGAGCGTCAGGTCCCCCCGCGTGAGTTCAACTCCTACGGCTCGCGCCGCGGCAATCACGAGGTGATGATGCGCGGCACATTCGCCAATATCCGCATCAAGAACGAGATGCTGGACGGCGTTGAGGGTGGCTATACCAAGGGCCCCGATGGCGAGCAGGCGGCGATCTACGATGCGGCCATGCAATATGAAAAGCAGGGCACCCCTCTGGTCGTGATCGGCGGCGAGCAATACGGCGCCGGTTCGTCCCGCGACTGGGCGGCCAAGGGCACCAACCTGCTGGGCGTCAAGGCCGTCATCGCCGAAAGCTTCGAACGTATTCACCGCTCGAACCTGATCGGCATGGGCGTTATCCCGTTCGAGTTCACCGAGGGCGACACCCGCAAATCGCTTAACCTCACCGGCGAAGAAGAAATCACCATCGAAGGTCTCGGCGATGTGAAGCCGCTCGAAGTGGTGGATGCGCAGGTGAAATATGCCGACGGCACCGGGAAAACGATCAAGATCAAGGCCCGGATCGATACCGAGGTCGAGATCGAGTATCTCAAGAATGGCGGCGTGCTGCATTACGTGCTGCGCAACCTCGCCGCGGCCTGA